The Triticum urartu cultivar G1812 chromosome 5, Tu2.1, whole genome shotgun sequence genome contains the following window.
TTGGTTAGATCAGCTTATGGGCATTTAGTTCTAGAGATCAAAGAGTTAATGAGTAGTAGAGAGTTTTAGATTCTTGAGGCACTTTCAGTTTTGTCAAACAATGGTTTGGTTAGATCAGCTTATGGGCATTTAGTTCTAGAGATCAAAGAGTTAATGAGTAGTAGAGAGTTTTAGATTCTTGAGGCACTTTCAGTTTTGTCAAACAATGGTTTGGTTAGATCAGCTTATGGGCATTTAGTTCTAGAGATCAAAGAGTTAATGAGTAGTAGAGAGTTTTAGATTCTTGAGGCACTTTCAGTTTTGTCAAACAATGGTTTGGTTAGATCAGCTTATGGGCatttaccgaaaaaggctttcgtcCCGCTTTATATTTAAAGCACCCTTATGGGCATTTAGTTCTAGAGATCAAAGAGTTAATGAGTAGTAGGGAGTTTTTCCTCAAAAAAATCACCGTGTAGTCAGATCGGTTAGCCAATTATAGCCACTCCAAGAGAACCATGGTGGTTAAACTCAGGTTCCACTTTGTATTGAGAATTTGTGGCCTCTTGACTATCACTATTACATTGCAATAAAAACACCCTTTACCCCGCAAAAAGAAATACTAGTGTCAAAATTGTCTTATTTTTGGAGTTTGCAAACCATGATTAAATTCAACCAGAAAATGAAGCACATATATGGAGCTTTTTCACAGTTTATTCATCAGAGCTGCTAGAAAGAAGAACATCAACATGTTTGACTCCAGAGGCTGTTTAAACATCAAAACAGATTCCATTACCACCACAAACTCTGTTTGCATTACAAGGACTAAAGAACACTGCAGACAGGTCCTTGATACAGGAATATTTATGCTGAAAATGTTGTAACTAAGCCTATCAGCTAAATGTGAATGTTGAACGCCTGTACGGCTGTACCTCCACAACATCTTGCCATAATCCCTTGACTGTCATCAGCAACATATGCACTATGCCCAAAGTACTGTCAATCCAACGAACATAAGCGCAGCAAGTGCAAAGCATAACCCTACGATCGTCGCAAATGCCTACAAGATGGTAAatgcaaaataaaaaaaagaaCGCATTAGAAGGTCGGTGATTAAACCTCCTTGTCATTCCTTTAGGTTCGAAGAAACTGCTGCCCATAGAAAAGTTAAAAGGGGAGATGTCACATTTCACCTTTCCTTCTGACTGGAAGTTGAACTTCACAGTGAACCATCTCAGTCCTCTATCAACAAGAGGAGCAAGTGCAAGGGCTCTGGAGTAAAACAAAGAAGTCGTCTTTCAGAAAAAAGGGCAATAGATTTCAACAGGTAGCAATGCATTCATTAAAATTTGAAAATGTGTGGGCTTGAAGGATGTTCCTCAAGTTACCACTGAAAAGCAGAGTAGTATCCAACTATGCTTCGCTACACTGATCCGGGCAACAAGTTATATACACTGAGTTGGAGACTGACTCACCCTCCTGCGCGAAGAATTTTCGTAACCTGACTGCCAGCCCACACCATTGCCATTAATTTAAGGAACCTGCTTTAGTTGGTATAGAACACATTATAGTGAGAAGAGACTGCTTAAAAAGACAGAATTTGCAACGGTTACCTCTCCACTGCTGCAGCATAGCCCATCCTACCAGGAGCAGGCGAAAAATGGAACCTGAAAAGCAAATCATTCAGTGACTTCCTTCCCATCCAATGCTCCTATTGCATCTGCAGTTGTTTTGGCTCATGGAAATGCACGAAGTGAAACAAGTATTTAAGTGAATTAATGGTCTTTTCCTCATGACCAATGAAAACTTTACATTTTCAAGTTACTTATTTTCTTTTACATAATAAAATGTTTGTTCTGAAAGTAATGTAAAATTAAGAAACAGGATGGCATCACAGGACCATATGCATTGACTTACCAAACTAATAAAAAGGTGGTAACATAATACACAGTATTAAGTAGTCCATATGATAAAACTCCAGCAGCACCATATCTCTTCAATTGTTCTAGCAACCTGAACCAGCAATAAGACATGAGAAATGGTGAACTATCATTTTATAACACAAAATTTAAAGAGTAAACAGGATATGTCATTCCAAGTATTGGTATAAATTCCCACAGGGGACGTATTGGTATAATCATGAAAAAGGTTTGAGAGCTTGAACCTGATATTCATTAGACTCGGTTACATAGATGGTGCTTCTGTAATACATTCAAGGGTATCGGTATAATAATCCATGACTAGGGTTGAGTCGTTAGCCTCAATTAGATAGATGATGCAGGGTTCTTCAGTAATAAATGTAACTATGTAAGGGTATTGCTCACACTACCATTATATGCTAGTATATGTTAGTCCTAGCCTAGCAATTTTTTTCTGCCCACATATATTTGCATAAAAGACTAACTAATTTTCAAGCAAACCCAAATAAATACAAGAACACCAACTTTGGTGAGGCCCTCTGCTTCTTGAGTACATTCTCGTGCAGAATGCAAACCAACTGTTAAGCTCATGAAACACATGTACATAAAGTCCTAAAGACTGTCATGGGACAAGATAAAACGAAGATGCATTATTGTCTTTGGATTTACAGTTAGTTGTGAATACTCTTTAGGTGAAAATCTTCTGAACAAATCTTTGCCATTATTTCTTTCCCCTGTATGAAAGAATAAAACAATTCAGCCCtaggaaaacaaaaaaaattggaGAAGCAAAGTTAGTACGCGCCACAAGCATCATACCGGTCGAGCCTCCTTGTGGCTGCTTGGTTTCTTCAATATTAACTGCGTCAACCTAACAAGAAAATGCAGATCAGAATATGCACCAACAAAAAACATGTACCCAAATCTAAATTATATTATCATAAGTGTTCGTTTTTTTAAAGAATTCCATTAATTCCTTATTCCCTAAATGAGATGTTTAAAACTTTACATAACAGCGCCCGTCACTACATATGGGGCTTTACAAAAGATCAAAACTTGAATCAGAGTTACACTCTCAACGATGCAATATAAATTCCTTGAATATGATGTACGCATTGCAAACATGCTTTTGTCTACCCAACAAAGGCGCAAGTAATTTCAGGATTTTGCCAATCAAAGAAGCACCATGACTAGCTGATTGCCTCTACTCTTATCACACCACAAATCCAAATTTTACTAAAGCATATCAGAATTATTGTCTTCTAGTTCCAGGAAAGCAACAGACAGTCTAAAAATATTTTGTTAACTTTCTGTATTAGTTACCCGTTACCACTCCTTCAGTGGAAGTATACCACAGCCCAGTAAATATCCTTATTTCCACACTAAATTAACTCAACTGTAGCATATGCACATACTTCTTTGAAAAAAGAAACAGAAGGTAAATTTTCCATATGGGACACACTGGACTCTGTTATCACATATCTTGAAAGGTAAATCATAAAATTGCAAAAAACATGATTATCAACTACTAGACACTATGCTGCTGAACTACAAACAGGGGAGAAACACGTCCTGTACAGCAAACAGTCGTGTCTCCCCAAATGAGCCAACCTTAATCCAGTCTTTTCTTTTAGTTTGGTTTCCCTGCATCGATCCAGTCAACCGAAAACGAAACACATGCTTCTCTATCTCGCGGGAAGAAACGCGCGCATATGCATTACCAATCTGATTAGAAATGATGGCGTAAAATGAATTTTAATTCGCTACCTCGCCGGAGGCATCAGAGCAGCGGATGAGGCCTGGTAGGCGCGACCTTCCGGCGAGAGGGGGTGCCCGCCGTTGCTGGACGGAGACGGAGGAAGCCCTCGAGGCGCCGCAGAGGGAGATGGGGCCGCGGGGGGAGACGGCGGAGAAGGAGGGGGACGAGGAGGAGGGTATGCTGGGATTGGGCCGCGCGCCGGCGGTGGGGGGAGGCGGAGATGCCGACGCCATGTCCCGCGCCGGGTGACGTCGCGGACGCGGACGTGGGTGGGTCGTTGCTGGGAAGCCGATGGATATGTATCCCCCTGTATCGTAGCAGCCTGCGTGGTCTGGAGTGGTCACTAGGAGCTGAGAATGCTCTGCGTTTTACTGGAAAATTCATGGCGAACCTCTCGATTGAACTTTCAGTCCTTGAACGTATAATTTTGAATGGTCTGGAGACTATTTTGTACAGATTTGATCACTCTGGTGAGCATTAGCCTCTGTTTCATCCGGATACTGTTGCTGAAACTGAAGGTCTACTAAGAATagcatttttttttctttcaaaaagAAGGAAATAGCATCTAAAGCCGAACTCCTCATATTGAACGGGGGACGCAGGGACCACTGATTGGACAGAAGAGAGAAGGAAAAAATTGACCCAACCGGACCCCTTATAGCCTCCTTAAATGTCCGGACTGTCCGGCACTCCTCATATTGCCATCTTATATGAGATGAGTATGAGGTGCGCCCAAGTATGTCTGGTCAGTGGCCCTGCATCCGCCATATAGGATTTGGCCCATATTttctctttgtttattttttcttttctttctctcaCTTTATCTCCACCAATCACATGCATGCGATCAGATGTATAGGGAAAAAATGAAAGACATGGTTTGTGAAAGTGAAAATTTAAGAGGTGACCGGTCAGTATCCACGGACGCGCCCAATCAAGTCCGCCGGCGTTGGAGGGGCTGTATTTGCAGGTTGCGACTGTAGATGCTCTAACACCCCTAGACCTGTGTCGATTGATGCACTTATTGAGATTTTTCTTGTGTTGGTCATCTTACTCTTCGTAGGTTGTTTGGGGATCTGAAAAGTGCTGAGTGGCAAGGCTTACAGATGCAGCTCTAAAGTACTGTCTTTAATAATTTAGCTGCATGGCTGTTTTTTAGAGGAAAGGTAGTTGCCCGACTTTATAATAAAGCCATCAGGACAGGGTTCAAAAAGAGTAAGGCAAACCAGGCAcagacaaatccataggatcaagcCAAAGGACACGCAAGTCCAGCAAAAAAAGGAGAAAACAGACTAGACGAGATTCACCATTGAGGATCTTTGGAGAGGTAGGGCAGATCTTGGTGACCATCAGGGCAATAGTATCAGGATCACCGGCCATAGTGACACGGCTCCACTGCTGAAGAAAGGTAGCCATTTTAAAGATATCAGCAGGTTTGTTAGGAAAACGATGTTAAATTGTAAATTTGTTATTAATAGTCCACAAAGCCCACGCAAGAGCACCGAAAGCAAGCCATAAGACTCTAGCAAATTGGCCGGAGAGGTTTAGGATTAAAGGAAGGAAGTCATCAATGGATGGTGGGTTTCAATCCACGTTCAACCACAAACGGACACAGCTTCAGCCAAGCTTAGTGGAAACACAGTTCAAAAAGAATGTGTTTAGTGTTCTCGGTCCGACCGCAAAAAGAGCATAAGGGAGACGCATTGCCATTTCATTTAAGAATCTAATCATTAGCCGGCAATTTTCGTCTGATGGCTTGCTAAAGAAAAATATTGATTTTGAGCGGGATCCGAGCTCGCCAGAGGCCCTTGAAACATGGGGAGAGCCAACCTCAAGAGAGCTTTAGGTATGTCGATTTGATTGACAACTTTCCCCAAGGGGAATGGGGCCAAGAGATCTGGTCCGGGGTATCTGAGAGCAACGGCAGATCGGCAATGGGAGCCTGGAAATCCTCCAACTCCGCGAGAGACAATGTCTAACGTAGGCCAAGGTTCCATTTAGCTGAGGCTAGCTCTGAAATAGAGACTGACAGGTTGGAGCGGTACGAGAAAAGGGTAGGATTTGAGAGGCAGAGGGGCCCCTCATCCGTCCACTAGTCGAGCAAAAATCTTACCAAGGAGCCAGAACCAACCGAGAACTTCACTTGACCACGAAATTCATCTTGAATCTTGATAAGAGCTCTCCAGAATTAAGAGCCCTCACAAGCGGTGGATAtgatggggggggggcaattAGGAAAATATTTGCTCTGGATAATTGTTCGCCACACACTCGAAGGGGGGTCATTAAAGACACCAACACTACTTCATAATCAAACATTTGTTCATCAGAGAAGTGTTAATGACTCCAACTCCCCGGGActtttcggggggggggggggaggggggcaacGCACTACGTTCTACAATCTCTATCAAAGCACGTGTGGTCGCTGTCATATAACCGATAAAAATCCCATAATGGAAGTCGGTAGATTAGACAGGCTTGAATTAATAAGTGTGACCTTCCCATGAGAAGATTGGTAGCGGCCACGCCAAGGAGCGACTCTAGAGCCATTTTTTAGCTCAGTGGGCCTAAAGTCAATCGCAAAAAGCTTAAGAGAAAAGATAGGAATGCCAAGGTATGGTAGGGAACGAACGAAGCTTAGTGTTAAGAACATTTGCAACGTAAGATTGTTAGGGCGAGCATCCTAACACAAAGGCCTCACTTTTGAagagattcattttaagcatcAACATGGCTTCAAAGCACAACGGAAGAAATTTAAGATTGGCCAGTTCTTAGTCATTTTTCTCAGTAAGAATAATACTATGGTCGGCATATTGCGCATGAGTAACGCCACCAAGCAACAAGTGAGAAGCAGCCGAGGAAATGTGGCCTGCCGCAGATTAGCGTTTTCGAGGCAATCAATGGCCAGGCCTGGATAGCAGGTTTGCGGCGCATCACTCAGACCTTGCAGCTTCGTCAGTACACACACCTTTGGCTTAGACTATACAACATGTTCAACTTAACTCTGAAGTAGATTCAGTCTCTTGGAAGGGCACCACAGATGGTGTTTACTCTGCACGGCCAGCTCATCAATATCAGTTTGTGGGCTCATACTCCGGTATCAATTTTGAGAAGCTTTGGAAAACCAAGGTGGAGGGAAAATGTCGCTTCTTCATGTGGTTGTGCTTGCGAGGTCGTGTTCTAACCAATGATAATCTCCAGACTAGAGGGATCCCTCATGCCGACTACTGCCCTCTGTGCGATCAGAAGGAGGATACACCCTTCCATCTAATTCTGAAGTGCTCTTTTTCTAGGGATGTTTGGCATCAGGTGGCCTGTTGGTGTGAGACTATGGAACTTGCGTCAAATGCCCAGGGTGCAGCTTCCATCTCTGAATGGTGAAATGATCTAACTTGTTCTTTAGCTAGGAAGGACATGATCACGGCAATTTACACCTGCTGGCAGATTTGAAAGGAGCGAAACAGGCGGATCTTTGAGCATGTTTCCCTTACAGCAGACGGCGTTCTTCATCTTATCAGACAGGATCTTCAGCTACCCACAACAACCATGCACTGGCTATTAGACTGCGAGAACAACGCACCACCGGAGCCAGATTATTTTTTgtagtttttcttttcttttaatTTGCATTTCTGCCTGGGGCTGATCACGTCTTGGTCATCGGCGTCATGCAAGTTGTACCAACATTCCATTCCTCTTAATATATGGGCGGTCAACTGCCAATTCCTCAAAAGAAAAAATctatttttttctatttttgtgAAAAAAATATTTTTCACATTTGGGTGCCATTGAGTTACAAATGACTACCAAATAGTCTTGGAAAGGGGTTCCGAAGACGATAGAATTTGAGTACAATCCATTTTATGCACCACAGACATCACAATACTATAAACCCCCATCGTTCCAACTTGGGGAATCAATTCATAGCACCTACACTTGTATGCATGTGTTTTAATTCAAGGTTCAAGTGATCTAAATAACCAAGTAGCCCTACAATCGTGGGCACGGTTGTTCGAATAGTTATATGCTTATCAACACATGCAAACAATCGTCTTTTATTGTTGGTTCTCGCACACTTTGCAAGGTGCCGACGAAGGGTGATCGACCACGACTCTTGTAATTTTATAAATAGCAAGATCATATCCCTGAGAAAAAAATCATCAATAAGAACAAACGCGCTTATCAGCCCTGTGTGCGGTAGGACGGGTGTTTGGCTGTGGCGCGGATACGTTCGGTGGTTGTTGGCGGGCATCTGGCTCCTGTGCCATGATTGGGCAAGGTTCACCGGTGACTCCCAGTCGGCGTCAAACTCGGCGGCATCCGCCTTTGTTCATAGGAAGGACGCTGGGGCAACGGTCTTAGAGTTATGGTGGATGTTACAAAATCGGCTCATGCAGTTGCGAAGCGGCAGCGGCTAGTTCTGCACCGCGGCATGGTCAGCCTCTCGATGGACACGATAATGATCTTTGGTGGGCATACATCCTGCACCCATCTCCTAGTGTCAGCTCTAGCCTAGCATGGAGAACTCGGAGATGTGACTGTCGGAAGATCAGTTGCCACGA
Protein-coding sequences here:
- the LOC125509310 gene encoding uncharacterized protein LOC125509310 encodes the protein MASASPPPPTAGARPNPSIPSSSSPSFSAVSPRGPISLCGASRASSVSVQQRRAPPLAGRSRLPGLIRCSDASGEVDAVNIEETKQPQGGSTGERNNGKDLFRRFSPKELLEQLKRYGAAGVLSYGLLNTVYYVTTFLLVWFHFSPAPGRMGYAAAVERFLKLMAMVWAGSQVTKILRAGGALALAPLVDRGLRWFTVKFNFQSEGKAFATIVGLCFALAALMFVGLTVLWA